The Theobroma cacao cultivar B97-61/B2 chromosome 1, Criollo_cocoa_genome_V2, whole genome shotgun sequence genome contains the following window.
TTGAAAGTTCAAAAAACAGCCCATCGAAAACAATTCGATCCTTTAACATTTTATCCAAAACAAGGAGACTCTCTCACACTCCAAAAAATAGTCTCTAAAATTCTTGTGATGCCGATCCAATATCACCCTTCCCTTTACCAATCTTCTTCGGCAACAGATTCTGATGAATGTTCGGTAAAACGCCTCCATTAGCAATCGTTACAGTCCCCAAAAGCTTGCTCAACTCTTCATCGTTCCTTACCGCCAGTTGTATGTGCCTTGGTACGATTCGATTCTTCTTGTTGTCCCTAGCTGCATTTCCAGCAAGTTCAAGAACCTGCATTATCaaagcaagagaaaattttaccttttctaAGTTTTACCATCATACAGTCTAATTCATCCTAACTGCGTAAATTAAAGGTCAGACATTATCAAAgtaactaaaaacaaattcaGATCAAGCCAATGCAAAAAAGGAGAAGGGAAGCCACCTCAGCCGCAAGGTATTCAAGGACGGCGGAGAGGTAGACGGGGGCGCCGGCGCCGACGCGATCGGCGTATTTCCCGGCTTTAAGGAATCGGGCGATGCGGCCAACGGGGAACTGGAGGCCAGCTTTCTGAGATCTGGAAACAGATTTGGAGGATTTAGGCTTGCCTCTGCCTCCCTTTGTTGATCCCGTTGAGCTCATCTTCTTTTGAAACCCTAAATTGTTAGTTTGGCAGAAAATGGAGAGTTCGTGGCGATCAATGAGGAAGACGTGGGAATGAGGGAGTTTATAAAGTGAGTGGGAAGCTGGCTTGCGAGAGAGGCAGTTGAGTTTTATTGGTTCAGGGGTGAAAGCCACGGATTGCCAGCGTGGAACTAAAATAcctgattttttttcccttatttTTCCAACTTTCCTATAATCGGCCGCCTTGGTTTAATGAAAAACGCCCGTGGGCTCaaaataattactattattattataacaCTATGTTGAATGAAAACTTTTTAATACTAGTGTTCGCGTTCGGAATGGCCAGGTGGCTTTACAAAGCAAAATTattccttctttttccttgAGCGCACCGTTTTATTGCAGCAAAGTGTAACCCTAAAACCCCAGAAACCCAAAACCCTAAACACTGCAAAAACCTCCAGTTTGCAGCGAAAATCTCCACCCCCAACAGAAATGGCGGAAATCAGACCAGAGCAACAAACAACAACAATCTCGAAAACCTTCCTGATCAAACCAAAACTAAAACCTAAACCAAGAACCCAATCCCAAACCCCAGAATCCAAGTACTGGTCTTCTTTCAAATCAACTCAAATCCCAAGGCTCATCTCCTCAATCTCTTCCCTCTCCTTTTCCCCTTCCCCTCCCCACATTTTTGCCGCTGCCCACTCCACTTCCCTATCTCTCTTCTCCCCTCTCTCCCTCTCCCACGACGACGTTTCACCCTCCTCCGCCATCTCCTCCTTCACCGACATCGTTTCCTCTCTTTCCTTCCGTCTCGACGGCCTCCTCTTAGCCGCTTCCGACTTCTCCGGTCTCATCCAAGTCTTCGATGTCAAAACCCGGACCCCACTTCGTCGCCTCCGGTCCCATATCCGTCCGGTTCGTTTCGTCAAGTACCCCGTTCTTGATAAGCTCCATTTACTCTCCGGCGGCGAGGATGCTGTCGTTAAATTCTGGGATGTTGCTGGGGAAAGCGTGGTTTTGGACTTGATGGGTCATAAGGATTATGTACAGTGCGGTGATTGTAGTCCGGTAAGTGCTGATATGTTTATAACAGGTTCTTATGATCATACTGTTAAGGTTTGGGATGTAAGAGTCGAGAATTCGAGGTCAGTTTTGGAAGTGAATCATGGGAAGCCGGTGGAAGATGTTATTTATTTGCCTTCTGGTGGATTAATTGCAACTGCCGGTGGGAATTCAGTGAAGATTTGGGATTTGATTGGAGGAGGGAGGATGGTTTATTCTATGGAGAGTCATAATAAAACTGTTACTTCAATTTGTGTAGGAAGAGTTGGGAAGGAAAATGGAGGGGGTGAGGCAATGGAGGATAGGATTTTGAGTGTTGGTTTAGATGGGTATATGAAGGTTTTTGATTATGGTAAGATGAAGATTACCCATTCCATGAGGTTCCCTGCTCCCCTTATGTCGGTTAGCTTTTCGCCTGATTGTAGGACTAGAGTGATTGGGTCATCAAATGGGATTATATTTGCAGGGAGAAGGAAGGGGAAGGAGAATGTGGAGAGTGGAGGGGGCGATCTTCTAGGTTTTGGGAGCATAGCGGAG
Protein-coding sequences here:
- the LOC18613448 gene encoding histone H2AX, yielding MSSTGSTKGGRGKPKSSKSVSRSQKAGLQFPVGRIARFLKAGKYADRVGAGAPVYLSAVLEYLAAEVLELAGNAARDNKKNRIVPRHIQLAVRNDEELSKLLGTVTIANGGVLPNIHQNLLPKKIGKGKGDIGSASQEF
- the LOC18613449 gene encoding protein SLOW WALKER 1 — its product is MAEIRPEQQTTTISKTFLIKPKLKPKPRTQSQTPESKYWSSFKSTQIPRLISSISSLSFSPSPPHIFAAAHSTSLSLFSPLSLSHDDVSPSSAISSFTDIVSSLSFRLDGLLLAASDFSGLIQVFDVKTRTPLRRLRSHIRPVRFVKYPVLDKLHLLSGGEDAVVKFWDVAGESVVLDLMGHKDYVQCGDCSPVSADMFITGSYDHTVKVWDVRVENSRSVLEVNHGKPVEDVIYLPSGGLIATAGGNSVKIWDLIGGGRMVYSMESHNKTVTSICVGRVGKENGGGEAMEDRILSVGLDGYMKVFDYGKMKITHSMRFPAPLMSVSFSPDCRTRVIGSSNGIIFAGRRKGKENVESGGGDLLGFGSIAEPGRRVLKPTYFRYFHRGQSEKPAEGDYLVMRTKKVKLAEHDKLLKKFRHKDALVSVLGRKNPENVVAVMEELVARKKLLKCVSNLDAEELGLLLMFLHKHATMPRYSGLLMGLTQKVIEMRAEDIRSSDALKGHIRNLKRSIEEEIRIQHSLLEIQGIISPLLRIAGRT